In a single window of the Atribacterota bacterium genome:
- a CDS encoding site-specific DNA-methyltransferase, translating into MKNRAKVIIGDSRFMKELGDEEVDLIVTSPPYWHIKDYGITGQIGYGQSLHEYLKDLYYVWKECYRVLRKGGRLCINIGDQFARSIIYGRYKVIPIHAELITQCEQIGFDFMGSIIWQKKTTMNTTGGATVMGSFPYPPNGIVEIDYEFIHIFKKPGKGKRVPKDIKEASKLTKEEWKEYFSGHWHFGGAKQIRHEAMFPDELPKRLIKMFTFIGDTVLDPFLGSGTTVKVALELERNAIGYEINKDFLEIIKEKIGMKESLPGFRDDILIIERKGEKLELPPVDYTPRIQNAKPQIDPKKFNFKGNRLYKVIEIVDENTIKLDTGLTVKFLGVRINKKEDTIRYLRDYILGKNVFLSFHDNEVINENTVMAYVYLKNKIFVNAYLIKSGLAVPDFSVDHKYKGKFV; encoded by the coding sequence ATGAAAAATCGGGCAAAGGTTATCATCGGTGATAGTCGGTTCATGAAAGAGTTAGGGGATGAAGAAGTCGATTTGATTGTAACTTCACCTCCGTACTGGCACATAAAGGACTATGGGATCACAGGGCAGATTGGCTATGGACAGAGCCTTCATGAGTATTTGAAAGACCTCTACTATGTCTGGAAAGAGTGTTATCGTGTGCTTAGAAAAGGTGGAAGACTTTGTATCAATATTGGCGACCAATTTGCAAGGTCTATAATCTATGGGCGATACAAGGTCATTCCAATCCATGCCGAATTGATAACTCAATGCGAACAGATAGGTTTCGATTTCATGGGCTCTATAATATGGCAGAAAAAAACCACAATGAATACTACAGGTGGCGCAACTGTAATGGGTTCTTTTCCCTATCCGCCAAATGGAATTGTTGAGATTGATTACGAATTTATCCATATTTTTAAAAAGCCGGGGAAAGGCAAAAGAGTTCCAAAAGACATTAAAGAGGCGTCAAAACTTACAAAAGAAGAATGGAAAGAGTATTTTTCTGGACACTGGCATTTTGGAGGGGCAAAACAGATAAGACATGAGGCGATGTTTCCTGATGAGCTGCCAAAGAGGTTGATAAAAATGTTTACATTTATTGGTGATACTGTGTTGGATCCGTTTTTAGGCAGTGGGACTACTGTAAAGGTTGCTTTAGAGTTGGAGAGGAATGCTATCGGTTATGAAATTAATAAGGATTTTCTTGAAATAATAAAAGAAAAGATAGGTATGAAAGAAAGTCTTCCTGGATTTCGTGACGATATCTTAATAATAGAAAGAAAGGGTGAGAAACTGGAACTTCCACCAGTGGATTATACTCCCAGAATTCAGAATGCAAAACCACAAATAGACCCTAAGAAATTCAACTTTAAAGGGAATAGATTATACAAAGTCATTGAAATAGTAGATGAGAATACAATTAAGTTAGATACGGGTTTAACTGTTAAATTTTTAGGAGTAAGGATAAATAAAAAAGAGGACACAATCCGATATTTGCGAGATTATATTCTGGGAAAAAATGTATTTCTGTCATTCCATGACAACGAGGTAATAAACGAGAACACTGTTATGGCTTATGTTTATCTCAAAAATAAAATCTTCGTTAATGCTTATCTTATAAAATCTGGCTTGGCAGTTCCAGATTTCTCGGTGGATCATAAATATAAAGGGAAATTTGTCTAG